In the genome of Flavivirga spongiicola, one region contains:
- a CDS encoding PorP/SprF family type IX secretion system membrane protein has protein sequence MKKTKLYCFIVISIFYIQSHAQQDVTFTLYNYNMNIINPAYAGVGEKTEFTSNFRSQWIGLEDAPETQSFSLSIPMNEKVGLGASITNSSVYVLNETDVYIDFSYKLQLTETVDLFLGLKGGGSFIGIDLTKTGVENDPLFTENVSVFNPNIGVGAYLRGKSFFVNVSAPAILKTERYEKEAGIVTEATDELHLFAGAGYHLPLSRDVTFTPSVLTRVVSGVPFSMDVSGTFDLYNLIEIGISHRLKESISGLAFFKMADWVRIGYAYDSSITDVRNYGDGSHEVILKFRF, from the coding sequence ATGAAAAAAACCAAATTATATTGTTTTATCGTAATCTCGATATTTTACATTCAGTCCCATGCACAGCAAGACGTAACCTTTACGCTGTATAATTACAACATGAACATTATCAATCCTGCTTATGCTGGAGTTGGTGAAAAAACAGAATTCACATCAAATTTTAGAAGTCAGTGGATTGGTTTAGAAGATGCACCCGAAACCCAAAGTTTTTCATTGAGTATTCCAATGAATGAAAAAGTTGGGTTGGGTGCTTCTATTACCAATAGCAGCGTATATGTACTGAATGAAACTGACGTTTATATTGATTTTTCATACAAGCTGCAATTAACAGAAACCGTAGACCTTTTTCTGGGACTCAAAGGAGGAGGCTCTTTTATTGGTATAGACCTAACCAAAACAGGAGTTGAGAACGACCCGCTTTTTACCGAAAATGTAAGTGTATTTAATCCAAATATTGGAGTAGGCGCCTATTTAAGAGGAAAAAGCTTTTTTGTAAATGTTTCTGCGCCTGCCATTCTAAAGACAGAAAGATACGAAAAGGAAGCGGGTATTGTAACAGAGGCTACAGATGAACTTCATTTGTTTGCTGGAGCTGGATACCACCTTCCATTAAGTAGAGATGTGACTTTTACGCCTTCTGTTTTAACAAGAGTAGTAAGTGGAGTTCCTTTTTCTATGGATGTTAGTGGAACATTCGACTTATACAACCTGATAGAAATTGGTATTAGTCATAGATTAAAAGAATCTATAAGTGGCTTGGCATTTTTTAAAATGGCAGATTGGGTTAGAATCGGTTACGCCTATGACAGTTCAATAACAGACGTGAGAAACTATGGTGACGGAAGTCATGAAGTGATATTAAAATTTCGTTTTTAA
- a CDS encoding T9SS type B sorting domain-containing protein, with protein MKKLLPIVLLLLCVKAYSQTINIPDANFKAALIALGIDTSLDGEIQVNEALVPTNLSLDNLGISNLTGIEFFTSLTDLSLRQNNIGALDFSSNTSLATLDCYSNPLTSLNLSANTALTFLIVNTNGTLTSLDLSSNTALTGLICSNNNMTSLDLTSNTSLVSVSVIGMSNLTSLSLPNTNSITTVNLTALGLTSLDLSSYTGLITARCGNNSNLIELNIKNGNIATLSTFNAFNNPSLSCISVDDVTIAASKTGWQKDAATAYALDCPIVYIPDANFKAALIARGVDTNLDSEIQVSEALIPTDFNLANLGISDLTGIEYFTSLTSLRLNFNNLSTVDLSSNIALNFLYLNNNSLTSLDLSSNTTLRRLYCVNNTGLSSLILPSTAPNLEIIAVQNSNLSSINVSPYTSLISLNVKENNFTNIDVSSNTSLVQLDCSDNNITSLNISTNTALANLTSNNNNLTSLDTSTNSALSQLSCVNNPITSLDLSSSTVLGTLGIPASLTDLNIKNANITNLYLDTTVASGLTCIYVDDITVAQNNVNMVKRSNQVYIVSGPCGPTVSILNAPTTVNTLTPFNVTFLFDRDVTGFDVNDIVLTNATASNFSAASGPNEYTALITPTSLCNTDITINVPANAATDVNSPNLPNSAASQVTITTTDGINPIALTNSTTVALDANGQVTITGTDIDNGSSDNCGIASMTPSITTFDCTNLGNNTVTLTVTDTNNNVATNTAVVTVEDNTLPIASTQNITIQLNTNGQATIVGTDIDNGSTDNCAIVSRTVNPSSFNCTNLGANTVTLTVTDPSGNTDTETAVVTIEDNVPLTAVCQNITIQLDANGQATITPSEIDGGSGSGCGTFTSTISKSTFSCADIGANNVTLTVDDGTNTASCTAVVTVEDTLVPTVITQNITVPLDAFAQASIVASDIDNGSTDNCGIASMSVNISSFDCSTTGDNTVILSVTDNEGNVGTGTAIVTVTETISPVASANDITLQLDASGQVTVTTLDVDNGSSDNCAITGASLSKSTFTCADLGVNEVVFTVNDASGNTDTTTIAVTVEDVIAPTAVAQNITVQLDANGQATITGNDIDNGSSDNCTVNLTVAPNSFTCSDIGQNVVVLTVTDGSGNSDNVNATVTIEDTVTPNVITQNITIALDANEQATVQASDIDNGSTDSCGISTTILDKTDFTCSDLGANTVTLTVTDSNGNSQIGTATVTVEDTTVPIVVTQDITVQLDADGQATISAQDIDNGSSDSCSGIDSISLDITSFNCPALGDVTVTLTVTDNSGNSATETATVTIESIDENNNNVSDNCESLEVIVPGGFSPNGDSIKDIWIIENIEDFPNNNVQVFNRWGELVFEANNYQNNWNGVSNKAGNGNKKLPVGAYLYIINLNEAEFSPKKGWIYINY; from the coding sequence ATGAAAAAACTACTTCCAATAGTCTTACTACTTCTATGTGTAAAAGCATATTCGCAAACCATTAATATCCCCGACGCGAATTTTAAAGCCGCTTTGATTGCTCTAGGAATTGACACTAGCTTAGATGGTGAAATACAAGTAAATGAAGCGCTAGTACCTACTAATCTTTCTCTAGATAATCTTGGGATATCCAATTTAACAGGAATCGAGTTTTTTACATCTTTAACAGATTTAAGTTTACGCCAGAACAATATTGGCGCTCTAGACTTTTCTTCAAACACTTCTTTGGCTACACTAGATTGCTATTCAAATCCCTTAACCTCTTTGAATCTTTCAGCTAATACAGCTCTAACATTTTTGATAGTAAACACAAATGGCACTTTAACTTCTTTAGATTTAAGCTCAAATACAGCTTTGACAGGATTAATTTGCAGTAATAATAACATGACTTCATTAGATTTGACTTCAAATACTTCTCTAGTTAGTGTTAGTGTGATAGGAATGAGCAATCTTACTTCATTGTCCTTACCTAACACAAATAGTATAACTACGGTTAACTTAACAGCCCTTGGGCTGACTAGTTTGGATTTATCATCTTATACAGGACTCATTACAGCTCGTTGTGGTAACAATTCTAATTTAATAGAATTAAATATCAAAAATGGAAATATTGCAACTTTATCAACATTTAACGCCTTCAATAACCCAAGTCTTTCATGTATTTCTGTAGATGATGTAACTATTGCCGCTTCAAAAACAGGTTGGCAAAAGGATGCAGCAACTGCTTATGCTTTAGACTGTCCAATCGTTTATATTCCAGATGCTAATTTTAAGGCTGCATTAATTGCAAGAGGCGTTGATACTAATTTAGATAGTGAAATACAGGTAAGCGAAGCCCTAATACCTACAGACTTTAATTTGGCCAATTTGGGTATCTCAGATTTAACAGGAATCGAGTATTTCACGTCATTAACTAGCTTAAGGTTAAACTTCAACAATTTAAGTACCGTGGACTTGTCGTCAAATATAGCCTTGAATTTTCTATATCTTAATAATAATTCTCTTACCTCATTAGATCTCAGCTCTAATACAACACTTAGGAGGCTTTACTGTGTTAATAATACAGGTCTTTCTTCTCTTATTCTTCCATCTACAGCTCCAAATCTTGAAATAATTGCTGTTCAAAATAGCAATTTATCAAGCATAAATGTATCACCATATACGTCATTAATAAGTCTTAATGTAAAAGAAAATAATTTTACAAACATAGATGTGTCATCAAACACATCATTAGTTCAATTAGATTGTTCTGATAATAATATAACTAGTCTAAATATTTCGACAAATACGGCATTGGCCAATTTAACAAGTAATAACAATAACCTGACAAGTTTGGACACTTCTACAAATTCTGCATTAAGCCAATTAAGCTGTGTCAACAACCCAATTACAAGTCTAGATTTATCATCTAGTACAGTTTTGGGTACATTGGGTATCCCTGCAAGCCTTACAGATTTAAATATTAAAAATGCAAATATTACAAATTTATACCTAGACACTACTGTAGCTTCGGGACTCACCTGTATTTATGTAGATGATATTACCGTTGCCCAAAACAATGTTAACATGGTTAAAAGATCGAATCAAGTTTATATTGTATCCGGACCATGTGGCCCTACAGTTTCAATTCTTAATGCTCCAACAACAGTAAATACCCTCACTCCCTTTAATGTTACTTTTCTATTTGATAGAGATGTAACGGGCTTTGATGTTAATGATATTGTACTCACTAATGCTACTGCAAGCAACTTTTCTGCAGCTAGCGGTCCAAATGAGTATACCGCTTTAATAACACCAACTTCTTTATGTAATACTGATATTACTATCAATGTACCTGCAAATGCCGCAACCGATGTCAACTCTCCTAATTTACCCAATTCGGCGGCATCACAGGTAACCATAACCACCACAGATGGTATAAACCCTATTGCGCTAACAAATAGTACTACTGTTGCTTTAGATGCCAACGGTCAAGTCACTATAACTGGTACAGATATAGATAATGGGTCTAGCGATAATTGTGGTATTGCTTCTATGACACCATCAATAACAACTTTCGATTGTACCAATTTAGGCAACAATACTGTTACACTAACGGTTACCGATACTAATAATAATGTAGCTACCAATACAGCTGTGGTAACCGTAGAAGATAATACGCTTCCTATAGCTTCTACTCAAAACATTACAATACAACTCAACACCAATGGGCAAGCAACTATAGTGGGTACAGATATTGATAACGGTTCTACCGATAATTGTGCGATAGTTAGTAGAACGGTTAACCCATCAAGCTTTAATTGTACCAACCTCGGTGCCAATACCGTTACATTAACTGTTACAGACCCTAGTGGAAATACAGACACAGAAACCGCCGTGGTAACCATAGAAGATAATGTTCCCCTAACGGCTGTTTGCCAAAATATTACGATACAACTAGATGCTAATGGGCAAGCTACGATTACACCTTCTGAAATAGATGGAGGGTCAGGTAGTGGTTGTGGTACATTTACTTCAACCATATCAAAAAGTACATTTAGTTGTGCTGATATTGGGGCTAACAATGTAACGCTTACCGTTGATGATGGTACCAATACTGCAAGTTGTACAGCTGTGGTTACTGTAGAAGACACGCTTGTTCCAACAGTTATAACGCAAAATATTACCGTGCCCTTAGATGCTTTTGCACAGGCAAGTATTGTCGCATCTGATATAGATAATGGTAGTACGGATAATTGTGGTATTGCTTCAATGTCTGTAAATATTTCAAGTTTCGATTGTAGTACAACGGGAGACAATACGGTAATCTTATCGGTTACGGATAATGAAGGTAATGTAGGCACTGGAACCGCCATAGTAACCGTTACAGAAACTATTTCACCGGTAGCTAGTGCAAATGATATTACCCTACAATTAGATGCCAGTGGACAAGTAACGGTGACTACTTTAGATGTAGATAATGGTTCGTCGGATAATTGTGCCATAACTGGAGCCTCTTTAAGCAAAAGCACCTTTACATGTGCAGACCTCGGTGTTAACGAAGTGGTGTTTACCGTAAACGATGCCAGCGGAAATACAGACACTACAACCATTGCTGTAACCGTAGAAGATGTTATTGCTCCAACAGCGGTTGCTCAGAATATTACCGTACAATTGGACGCTAATGGACAAGCCACTATTACAGGAAATGATATTGATAATGGAAGTTCCGATAATTGTACTGTTAACCTCACCGTAGCTCCCAATAGTTTCACCTGTTCTGATATTGGGCAGAATGTTGTTGTACTAACTGTAACAGATGGTTCAGGAAATAGCGATAATGTTAATGCTACCGTAACTATAGAAGATACGGTTACACCAAATGTGATTACCCAAAATATAACAATAGCATTGGATGCCAATGAGCAAGCTACCGTACAAGCTTCGGATATCGACAATGGAAGTACTGATAGCTGTGGTATCTCAACTACAATTTTAGACAAAACAGATTTTACCTGTAGTGATTTAGGAGCAAATACGGTAACATTGACTGTAACAGATTCCAACGGGAACTCCCAAATAGGTACAGCAACTGTAACTGTAGAAGATACAACCGTACCAATAGTGGTTACCCAAGATATTACCGTACAGCTAGATGCCGATGGACAGGCAACGATTTCTGCCCAAGATATAGACAACGGTTCTTCCGATTCTTGCAGTGGCATTGATAGTATATCTTTAGATATCACTTCATTTAATTGTCCAGCTCTAGGTGATGTAACTGTAACACTTACCGTAACCGATAATTCTGGAAATTCTGCTACAGAAACAGCAACAGTTACCATTGAATCCATAGATGAAAACAACAACAATGTATCTGACAATTGTGAGTCTTTGGAGGTTATTGTACCAGGTGGTTTCTCCCCTAATGGCGATTCAATTAAGGATATCTGGATTATAGAAAATATTGAGGACTTCCCAAACAATAATGTTCAAGTATTTAATAGATGGGGAGAGCTGGTATTTGAAGCCAATAATTATCAGAATAATTGGAATGGTGTGTCTAACAAAGCTGGTAACGGTAACAAAAAACTGCCTGTTGGTGCATATCTGTATATCATAAATTTAAATGAGGCAGAATTTAGCCCTAAAAAAGGGTGGATATACATCAATTATTAA
- a CDS encoding LytR/AlgR family response regulator transcription factor — translation MKVLIVDNVIHIRNGISEMIQVHCPFVSELYEAEGVQSALIKIRETNPDVVLLDVELDDGTGMDVLVSLDEIPFHVIFITAFDKYAINAFKFSAIDFLLKPIALEDLLDAFNKVKNQIKKQQLEMQLTIMQENLKNVMVKEKKIALKDHESIYFVTINDIINCQSCGQYTEFTIDGHKNIVISKPLREYEELLTPYGFIRPHHSHLINMRKILRFDRADGGSLIMENQDQIPVSQRKRTKILQFLNSL, via the coding sequence ATGAAGGTCCTCATCGTTGATAATGTAATACACATCAGAAATGGAATTTCTGAAATGATACAGGTGCATTGCCCCTTTGTTTCAGAATTATACGAAGCGGAAGGGGTACAATCAGCACTGATAAAAATTCGAGAAACCAATCCAGACGTGGTGTTGTTGGATGTAGAACTGGATGACGGCACCGGAATGGATGTTCTGGTGTCACTCGATGAAATTCCGTTTCATGTCATTTTTATCACTGCATTTGATAAGTATGCCATAAACGCCTTTAAATTTAGTGCAATCGATTTTTTATTGAAACCCATAGCTTTAGAAGATTTATTGGACGCTTTTAATAAAGTAAAAAACCAAATAAAAAAACAACAATTAGAAATGCAGTTAACCATTATGCAGGAGAACCTGAAAAACGTAATGGTGAAAGAAAAAAAGATAGCTCTTAAAGACCATGAGTCCATTTATTTTGTAACGATAAACGATATTATAAACTGCCAATCTTGTGGGCAATACACAGAGTTCACAATAGATGGTCATAAAAACATTGTAATATCAAAACCTTTGCGAGAATACGAAGAATTATTAACGCCCTATGGTTTTATACGCCCCCACCACTCCCATTTGATAAATATGCGAAAAATACTCCGTTTTGATAGGGCTGATGGAGGTAGTCTCATTATGGAAAATCAAGACCAAATACCAGTATCACAGAGAAAACGCACCAAGATATTACAATTTTTAAATAGCCTTTAG
- a CDS encoding sensor histidine kinase, with amino-acid sequence MIAKKHNAFNSLSVVFAIAFFFASLSYTPIFAQESVLKKKAKITKDTDKVICDCNRIITKTERELLEYEDSIQIFRAINRFKESPFQSCKVEGLILEFRYYCSEKKLDKALTLIKEQEQILKNTNCKDYFTYNLYLNKTLYYRASENLEKLSEFAFKALKESEFLKDSEKEIEIIKEVVYLFTRMQESDKNWDYIKRVETLIDEKAHPIELTKHFRWLGYEYEATYTRTGRKTLIDSGLVYIKRAKESALKYKIDYELALIYRALEAFSYHKKNPRVALKHIDSAIYYGKRIKGVKNLSGMYNSKAWDHLDLKQYEEAVKWMDTALYHDNKTLRGGGTAANMMLHHDAADLFESAGNIEKAYNSFRIHSKMKDSILNRDKIKMVNELETKYKTELKDAEIENLNQQQQIDALEIKNKRSQIYWLIVLVALISLIGIIIFFIYQQRSLKNKMRLITTEQRLNRARINPHFFFNAMASLQSFANKENSPKTSAFLSRFAKIMRQSLESTYTELVTIEKEIEFVIQYLETQKLLFPDKFDYKIEYEDTLEINELKMPGMLMQPFLENSIEHGFKNIDYKGKMVVNLKESPNEICITIRDNGMNLNENTPTKKHTSRAIQIVRDRLVLFNQQQKYNARFEILNLKEMKGFEIVIYLPKLY; translated from the coding sequence ATGATAGCTAAAAAACATAATGCATTCAATTCGTTATCAGTAGTTTTTGCGATTGCTTTTTTCTTCGCAAGTCTTTCCTACACTCCAATTTTTGCTCAAGAATCGGTTTTAAAAAAAAAAGCAAAAATAACTAAAGATACCGATAAAGTCATTTGTGATTGCAATCGTATAATTACAAAAACTGAAAGAGAATTACTTGAGTATGAAGATTCCATTCAAATTTTTAGGGCAATAAATAGGTTTAAAGAATCACCATTTCAAAGTTGCAAAGTTGAAGGGCTAATATTAGAATTCAGATATTATTGCTCCGAAAAGAAATTAGATAAGGCTCTTACTCTTATAAAAGAACAAGAACAAATACTAAAAAATACAAATTGCAAAGACTATTTTACATATAATCTTTATTTAAATAAAACCCTTTATTATCGTGCTTCGGAAAATCTGGAAAAACTATCAGAGTTTGCTTTTAAGGCATTAAAAGAATCTGAGTTCTTAAAAGACTCCGAAAAAGAAATTGAGATCATAAAAGAAGTTGTGTACTTGTTTACCAGAATGCAGGAAAGCGATAAGAATTGGGATTATATTAAACGAGTAGAAACCCTGATAGACGAGAAGGCACACCCTATTGAACTAACAAAACATTTTAGGTGGCTAGGATACGAGTATGAGGCTACTTATACTAGAACCGGGCGCAAAACCTTGATTGACTCTGGTCTTGTGTATATAAAGAGAGCGAAAGAAAGTGCACTAAAATATAAGATTGATTATGAATTAGCATTAATCTATAGAGCCTTGGAAGCTTTTTCATACCACAAAAAAAACCCAAGAGTAGCTTTAAAGCATATAGATTCTGCAATTTATTACGGAAAAAGGATTAAAGGGGTTAAAAATTTAAGTGGGATGTACAATTCCAAAGCATGGGACCATCTGGATTTAAAACAATACGAAGAAGCTGTCAAGTGGATGGATACGGCTTTATATCACGATAACAAAACCTTGAGAGGAGGTGGTACAGCTGCAAATATGATGCTGCACCATGATGCTGCAGATTTGTTTGAAAGTGCGGGAAATATAGAAAAAGCCTATAATAGCTTTAGAATTCATAGTAAAATGAAGGACAGCATTCTAAATAGGGATAAAATCAAAATGGTTAATGAGCTCGAAACCAAATACAAGACCGAGTTAAAAGATGCAGAGATTGAGAACTTAAACCAACAGCAACAAATAGATGCTTTAGAAATCAAAAATAAACGCTCCCAGATTTATTGGCTAATAGTATTGGTTGCATTGATTTCATTAATCGGTATTATCATTTTCTTTATATACCAACAAAGAAGCCTAAAAAACAAAATGAGACTTATTACAACCGAGCAACGTTTAAACCGTGCCCGTATCAACCCTCATTTTTTCTTTAACGCTATGGCTTCCTTGCAAAGTTTTGCTAATAAAGAAAACAGCCCAAAGACTTCCGCTTTTCTTTCCCGTTTTGCAAAAATAATGCGTCAATCACTAGAAAGTACTTATACCGAATTGGTAACTATTGAAAAAGAAATTGAATTTGTCATACAATACCTTGAAACGCAAAAATTGCTATTTCCAGATAAGTTTGATTATAAAATTGAATATGAAGACACCTTGGAGATAAACGAGCTTAAAATGCCTGGTATGCTTATGCAACCTTTTCTGGAGAACTCTATTGAACATGGCTTTAAAAATATTGATTACAAGGGAAAGATGGTTGTCAATTTAAAAGAGTCCCCAAATGAAATTTGTATTACGATAAGAGATAATGGGATGAATTTGAATGAAAATACACCTACCAAGAAACACACATCAAGAGCAATTCAAATAGTACGAGACCGCTTAGTATTATTCAATCAGCAACAAAAATACAATGCACGTTTCGAGATATTGAACCTAAAAGAAATGAAGGGTTTTGAAATTGTAATTTATTTACCAAAACTCTATTAA
- a CDS encoding sensor histidine kinase, protein MKKSIIVLLHIGFWTCYLFMIMIMLGLLFKNNTYEEARINLFFKYLFGFALLPSFISFYIFYLFVFPNYLKYKNRYKTIIYSIVSSLIIALIGTIFISIIDGDNSLYYWREDFFEGLFSIFVITLVFGIIALILKGSITWFNDIKQKEALQQKNHEMEMALVKSQLDPHFLFNTINNIDVLIIKNANEASNYLNKLSDIIRFMLFETKTEKIPLSKEIEYIKKYIELQKIRTANSNYINFKITGSFNGKTIAPMVFIPFIENAFKHTTNKKLNNAITIMITINDEFIKLNCVNKLDSNRKLKQESNGLGNELIKKRLNLIYPEKHTLEVINQNSTYSVQLTINNGKI, encoded by the coding sequence ATGAAAAAATCAATTATTGTCTTGTTACATATAGGGTTTTGGACGTGTTATCTTTTTATGATTATGATTATGCTTGGGCTTTTATTTAAAAATAATACATACGAAGAAGCACGAATCAACCTTTTCTTCAAGTATCTTTTTGGATTTGCATTATTACCTTCGTTTATTTCATTTTATATATTCTACCTTTTTGTTTTTCCTAACTATCTTAAGTATAAAAATAGATATAAAACAATTATTTATAGTATTGTATCTTCTCTTATTATAGCTTTAATAGGAACAATTTTTATATCAATAATTGATGGAGATAATTCGTTGTACTATTGGCGAGAAGATTTTTTTGAAGGCCTATTTTCTATTTTTGTTATTACCTTAGTTTTTGGAATTATAGCTTTAATATTAAAAGGTAGCATAACCTGGTTTAATGATATTAAACAAAAAGAAGCATTGCAACAAAAGAATCATGAAATGGAAATGGCCCTGGTTAAATCTCAATTAGATCCTCATTTTTTATTTAATACCATCAATAATATTGATGTTCTTATAATAAAGAATGCTAACGAAGCTTCAAACTATTTAAATAAACTGTCTGATATCATACGGTTTATGCTTTTTGAAACTAAAACAGAAAAAATTCCATTGTCCAAGGAGATTGAATACATTAAAAAATACATAGAGCTACAAAAAATAAGAACAGCTAATTCTAATTATATAAATTTTAAAATAACAGGTTCATTTAATGGTAAAACAATAGCTCCAATGGTTTTTATTCCTTTTATTGAAAATGCCTTTAAGCATACTACCAATAAAAAACTAAACAATGCTATAACGATTATGATAACGATCAATGATGAATTCATAAAATTGAATTGTGTCAATAAATTAGATTCTAATAGAAAATTAAAACAAGAAAGTAATGGTTTAGGTAATGAGTTGATTAAAAAACGCCTGAATCTGATTTACCCGGAGAAACATACACTAGAGGTTATCAACCAAAATAGCACTTATAGTGTACAATTAACGATAAACAATGGAAAAATATAG
- a CDS encoding LytR/AlgR family response regulator transcription factor, which yields MEKYSCIIIEDEPLALERTKDFVTKIPFLNLCATFDNALNGLAYLKANNIDILFLDINMDELSGIELLENSKITSQVIVTTAYQEYALKGYELNITDYLLKPFTFNRFLQAVNKAQENLSKNNLGTTNNFIFVKTENRLEKITLTNIVYIEGMRDYRRIHTVDKKIMTLQNFKELEQIIPSSIVCRVHKSYMVALNKIDSIERSRIKISDQLIPISETYKEYFFQKISSKT from the coding sequence ATGGAAAAATATAGCTGTATTATTATTGAAGATGAACCTTTAGCATTAGAGAGAACAAAAGACTTTGTTACTAAAATACCCTTTCTTAATTTATGCGCCACATTCGATAATGCATTAAATGGGTTGGCTTATTTAAAAGCTAATAATATTGATATACTTTTTTTAGATATTAATATGGATGAATTGTCAGGTATTGAGCTACTTGAAAATTCTAAAATAACAAGTCAAGTCATAGTTACTACTGCCTATCAAGAATATGCCTTAAAGGGGTATGAACTTAATATTACTGATTATCTTCTAAAACCATTTACATTCAATCGCTTTTTGCAAGCTGTAAACAAAGCACAGGAGAATTTAAGCAAAAATAATTTAGGCACAACAAATAATTTTATTTTTGTGAAAACTGAAAACCGATTGGAAAAAATTACACTTACCAATATTGTTTATATTGAAGGAATGCGAGATTATCGCAGAATTCATACCGTAGACAAAAAGATTATGACCTTGCAAAATTTTAAGGAATTGGAACAAATCATCCCTTCATCAATAGTATGTAGAGTTCATAAATCGTATATGGTGGCCCTAAATAAAATAGATTCTATTGAGCGTAGTAGAATAAAAATATCAGATCAACTCATCCCAATTTCGGAAACCTATAAGGAATATTTCTTTCAAAAAATCAGTAGTAAAACTTAA
- a CDS encoding DUF4386 domain-containing protein — MHAYKNTGRLAGFLLLILILTGIFAEFFVRQNLYVNNDPIATTQNIIENQGLFRLGFVSDLVMSTVFFFYAYILYRIFKPVNKNISLLLLLCVVISVAMFCQNALYQFSVLELLINRGYSEAFIPEQLQVLSMFFQNIHTKGYYVNQIFFGMYLFPLGYLIFKSGLVPKIIGVFLMLGCIGDLVSFFDYFLFPDHESILINNITLPADIGEFSLCLWLLFMGVRNIDSPKLQH, encoded by the coding sequence ATGCATGCCTACAAAAACACAGGAAGATTAGCAGGCTTTTTATTACTTATTTTAATACTGACAGGCATATTTGCTGAATTTTTTGTGCGTCAAAACCTATATGTAAACAATGATCCAATTGCAACTACTCAAAACATAATCGAAAACCAAGGGCTTTTTCGATTGGGCTTTGTGAGTGATTTGGTGATGTCTACAGTGTTCTTTTTCTATGCCTATATTTTATATCGCATATTTAAACCCGTTAATAAGAATATTTCACTGTTATTATTACTTTGTGTAGTCATATCTGTTGCTATGTTCTGTCAAAATGCACTTTATCAATTTTCTGTATTAGAACTATTGATAAATAGGGGCTATTCAGAGGCATTTATACCTGAACAATTGCAAGTTTTATCAATGTTTTTTCAAAACATTCATACCAAAGGGTATTATGTAAATCAGATATTTTTTGGAATGTATCTTTTTCCTTTGGGGTATTTGATTTTTAAATCCGGCTTGGTTCCCAAAATAATTGGTGTGTTTTTAATGTTGGGTTGCATTGGGGATTTAGTAAGCTTCTTTGATTATTTTCTTTTTCCTGACCATGAATCCATACTTATAAACAATATTACGTTGCCAGCAGATATTGGAGAATTTTCACTTTGCTTATGGCTTTTATTTATGGGAGTAAGAAATATAGACTCTCCAAAACTGCAGCACTAA
- a CDS encoding DUF2846 domain-containing protein yields MKNIILILSLTITNVMLSQDEIISIGEKPIVYLIRDTGLQGALRATHIFFNTEKVCKLNNKRFSMHSLEVGEYTIYAQSGGKKPRKKALNLNIKLEAGKTYYIYMTTESVDYGREFYELTLGLITEEFALDRLKTLKLDKKCY; encoded by the coding sequence ATGAAAAATATAATTCTAATATTATCCCTTACTATTACGAATGTTATGCTTTCTCAAGATGAAATTATAAGCATAGGAGAAAAACCTATAGTATATCTAATAAGAGATACAGGACTTCAAGGTGCTTTGCGAGCAACTCATATATTTTTTAATACGGAAAAGGTATGTAAATTAAATAATAAAAGATTTTCAATGCACAGTCTTGAAGTTGGAGAATATACTATTTATGCTCAAAGTGGTGGAAAAAAGCCAAGAAAGAAAGCACTTAACTTAAACATTAAATTAGAAGCGGGCAAGACTTATTATATTTATATGACTACCGAATCTGTAGATTATGGACGCGAATTTTATGAATTAACTTTAGGGTTAATAACCGAAGAATTTGCATTAGATAGATTAAAAACACTAAAACTTGACAAAAAGTGTTATTAA